From a region of the Qipengyuania spongiae genome:
- a CDS encoding polyhydroxyalkanoic acid system family protein — protein sequence MRVPIAHDLPKEEVRRRLRDRSHEIANFVPGGMAEVTTGWPDEDHMTLGVRAMGQGIAGQVIIEDRQVIFEVDLPPALSFVEPMVAGAIREKGQKLLAPK from the coding sequence ATGCGCGTTCCCATCGCCCACGATCTGCCGAAGGAAGAAGTCCGCCGCCGCCTGCGCGATCGCAGCCACGAGATCGCCAATTTCGTGCCCGGCGGCATGGCCGAAGTCACCACCGGCTGGCCGGACGAGGACCACATGACGCTCGGCGTGCGGGCCATGGGACAGGGCATCGCCGGCCAGGTCATCATCGAGGACCGGCAGGTGATCTTCGAAGTCGATCTGCCGCCCGCGCTATCATTCGTCGAACCGATGGTGGCGGGCGCGATCCGCGAAAAGGGGCAGAAGCTCCTCGCGCCGAAGTAA